The following is a genomic window from Hymenobacter monticola.
GGCCGTGGTGGCGCTGCTGATGCTCTGGTTGGGGCCGGTGGCGGTGTAGCCGTTCGGGCCGGTCCAGGCGTAGGAGGCGCCGCTGATGCCCGTGGCCGTGAGCGAGATGGTGCCGCCCGAGGCCACCGGCGAGTTCGAGCCGGCCGAAACCAAGCTCAGGTTCGTGATGGTCAGACTGGAGCCGTTGTCGTTGCTGACGATGGCCGGGCTGGAGCTTTGCAGGCGAATGCGGTAGCCGGTGCCCGACGCCGAGGCCGGAATGGTTACCATCAGCGTATCCGTCGTGACAGCCGTGCGGGCCACCGAGCGGATAACCGTACCGGGCGAGAACGCGCCGCTGGCATCCGAAAGCAATGCCGTAATGGTGTTGCCGGCGTTGAAGTTCGGGCCGCCGGCCGTGTAGCGCAGCATGTATACATTGCCCGCGCAGAGCGGACCAGCTAGCGGGGTCAGCGACAGCGTGGTCACGGGCACGGCGGCATTCACCGTCACGGGCGTGCTGGCCGAAGCCGAGCAGCCGGCCGCGTTGGTGATGGTGAGCGTGTAGTTGCCCGACTGCGCCGGGGTGGCGTTGGTCAGACTCAGGTTCTGGGTGTTGCCCACGGTGGCGGTGCCGCCGCCGTTGTACTGCACCGTCCACAGGTAGGAGTTACCAGTGGCGGCGGGGCCGCCGTTCAGCACGATGGTACCACCCGAAGCCACCGGCGAGTTGCTGGTCGCCGTCACCGTCGGCAGAGCGTTCAGGGTGATGTTCGAACCGTTGTCGTTGCTCACGATGGTGCTCGGGTTCGAGCCCACCAAGCGCACGCGGTAGCCGGTGCCCACCGAAGTGCTGCCGGGAATGGTAATCGAAACCGAGCCATTACCCTGGCCGCTGAAGGCCACCGAGCCAATGCTCACCGGCGCCGCAAACGAGCCGCTGGCATCCGAGAGCTGAGCCGTGATGGTGTTGCCGGCCGGGAACGGGTTGCCCGACACCGCGAAGCTGATGCTGCGCGACGCACCCAGGCAAATCGGACCATTGAAGGCCGTCAAAGCCAGAATCGGGTCCGTCGAGGGTTGCACGGTCACGTCCACGAAGCTGCTGTAGCTGCAGGTTCCCAGCGTCACGGTCAGGTTGTAGCGGGCTACGCCGGCCGTGGTGGTGCTGGCCGTGGGGCTGGCTAGCGTGGAGCTGAAGCTGCCCGGGCCGCTCCAGGCGTAGGTAGCGCCGCTGTAAGTTGGCGACACGCTCAGGTTGATGGGCGCGCCGTTGGCCACCGAGGCGGGGCCGGCGGCCTGGCTCACCGGCGTGGTGCCAATGGTGAGGTTGGCGCCGTTGTCGGTGCCCGTCACCGCCGGGTTGGAGGCCACCACCCGCACGCGATAGCCATTGCCGGCCGGCGTGGCCTGCGGAATCACGCCCGTGAGCACACCGCCCGTGGCGTTGATGCTTTGCAGCGTGCCCAGCAGCGGCGCATTGGCCGCAAACACCCCGCTGGCATCCGACAGCTGGAAGCTATACGTGTTGCCCGTCGCGAAGCGCGCCGTGTTGGTGCTGAAGGGCACCGTGAGGGTGTTGCCCGTGCAATACGAGCTGGCCGAAATCGTGCCCGTGGCAATGGCCGGCGGGTAGAGGTAGCTGGCCGAAGTGCAAGCTGTGCCGCCCGCCGTGGTCACGCAAATCTGCCCATCGGTGCCGCCCACTGGGGCTACCACCGTCAGGCCGGTGGTCGTGTTGTTGGTGATGGAGGCGGTGGCGGGCGTGCCGTTGAAGGTCACGGCCGTGGCGCCGTCCAGGTCGGTGCCCGTAATGGTCACCACCGTGCCGGCCGGGCCGGTGGCGGGCGTGAAGTTGGTAATCACCGGCACCGGGCAGGTAGTCGGGAAGAAATACACCCCGGCGTTGGTGAGCTGGATGCCCTGTGAGATGCCACTGGGTAGCGTGAGGCGCAGGCGCACCCCGCGCACGTTGTTCTGCACCGTGGCCAGGGTACGCGTCACGTTGAGCGGCGCAGTCATGCTGGCCGGCAACGTGGCCGTATAAGTGTCAACCTGGCTCCAGGCGCTCAGGTTGCCCGATACCTCCACGGTCAGCGTGTAGCTTACGGCCGTGCCGTTCACGTTGCGCAGGGCTAGTTGCACCTCCGAAACGGTGCGCAGCGTGCTGGCACCCAGGTCTGCCTGGGCGTAGTAGCCGTTGAGGAAGGTCGAGGAGCTACCCGTCACGGACCCGCCGTTGAACATCTGCTCCACGGCCGTGGCCGTGATGCCGGAGCCCGTGTAGCTGGCCGCGGGCTGCCCGGCCGCGTAATTGGGCGAGTTGCTGCAGCCACTCTTGGCAAACGCCCGGCTCAGCACCTGGCTCCACATGCCGTTGGCGTCGCGCACCCGCACGAAAATCCGGTGCTGGCCGCTGGTCAGGCCGCTGGCGTCGGCCAGCAGGTTGAGGTTGGTGAGGTTGGTGGCCGGCGTGGGAACGGGCACATTGGTACCCAGTCCATAGCCGGGGTCGGCGTCGAAGTAATACTCTGCCTTGTTCAGGTTAGGAATAGCCGCCACCGTGGGGTCTTCCACGTAAAATGCCCGGTTTAAGGTCTGGCTCCATTTGTTATTAACGTCGCGCACCCGGTAGTACAAGGTATGGAAGCCCACAGCCAAGGTGCCCAGGCCCACCGAGAAGCTCACGCCCGTGGCATTGGTGCCGCCGCCTGTGATGGGCGCGCTCTGGCCCTGGCCGTAGCCGGGGTCGCTGTCCACAAAGTACTCCACAGCCGCCAGGTTGGCGGGCGCAGCGGTGCTGCCGGCCGGCTCCACGTAGAAAATCTGGCGGTAGGTCTGGCTCCAAGCGCCGTTGGCGTCGCGCGAGCGCACGCTCAGCGAGTGGAATCCCGCGCTCACGCTGCCCAACCCCACCGTGAAGGCTACGCCTGCCGCGTTGGTGGCGCCGCCCGTGATGGCAATGGCCGTGCCTTGGCCGTAGCCGGGGTCGGTGTCGAGGTAATACTCGGCACCCGCCAGGGCGGGCACCGGGGCCGTGCTCGACGCCGGCTCCTTGTACAGAATCTGGCGGTAGGTCTGGCTCCAGTTGCCAGCGCCCGCCCGCGAGCGAATGAACAGGCTGTGGAAGCCCGAAGAAAGCGACGTCAGGTTGACCGTGAAGGGCAGCGCCGCAATGTTGGTGCCTGGCGTGGCGGGCAGGGTCACGGCCGTGCCCTGGCCGTAGCCGGGGTCGGTATCGAAGTAATATTCCACCCGGTCGAAACTGGGTGCGGTTTGGGCGTGCAGGGGCGAAAACAAGGCCCCCACCGCCGCCAGCAATAGCATCGCCAGGCCTAGCCCGGTATGCCGTATCAAGCGCAGCAGGTCCATAAACAGACGCAGAAAAACACCCCGCAAAGGGCGTCGTTCGCTTTAGTTATTGGAACGGGTGCTGATGGTGGCGTTCAGGCTGTTGCCCGACACCGCCTGGTTGAACTGGTAAATCGACGGCACGTTGGGAATGCCCGCGATGCGGTAGGGCAGCGTGCCGCCAAAGGCGCCCACGTCGGTACCGCTCTCGCCCGTGCCAAGGGCCGGGCTGCCCGTGCGCAGCTGAAACGCACCGTCCGTAGAGGCGGTGCCGCCCACGAAGATGGACGAAGGCGCAACACCCGACTGGTTGCCATTGGCCGTGCCGAAAGCCGCGTTGCCGCTGATGTTGTAGCTGTAGGCGTTGTTGCGCGGGGTGAAGTTGCTGCCTGTGCCACTGGTGTAGGTCAGGATGTTATTCTTGATTACCGCGTTGTCGATATCGATGCCGTAGCCGCTGTTGCCCGCCAGGTCGCCAATCACGTTGTTGGAAATAAGGATGTTGCCAAGGCCAGCGTAGCTCCCCGAAGTCGAGATGCTAGCACTAGCCAGAATGTTGTTGTTCAGGCTCACGTTGCTGACGGTGGTGGCGCCGTTCGTGTAGAAGGCCACCGTGCTGGTGATGTAATTCTGACGCACAATAGCCGTATTCAACGTCGCATAAGCACCCGAAGTGGCATTGTAGCCAATGTAGACCGTGCTGTTAATCCGGTTCCGCTCCACCGTGATGCTGCTGGCCGCGATGGAACAGAAGCCGTTGATGTAGCAGCCTGTGATGCGCGAGCCCGTGCTGCCTGCGGCGAAGGTGACACTCCCGGTCACCGATTCCCGCTTGTCGAGTTGCAAGGTGGGGTTCTGGTTCAGGTAATACCCGTTGCCGATAATGGTGAGCGGGCGCACGCACAGCAGGTTGCCGTAGGAAATGTCCGAGGGCTCCAGGTAGATGATGTCGCCGGCGCTGGAAGCGTCGTGGGCCGCCTGCAGGGTGGAGTAGATGTTGACGCCCGCGATGGTGAGGCCCGTGTTGTTCACGCGGCGGATGGTTTGGGCCTGGGCCAGGTGGGCGGCGGCCACGGCCAGCACGAAAAGGAAGGAAGCGAAAAGGTTTTTCATGGTACTGAAAAAAGGTTGAAAAATGGGATGAAAGGATGGGTGAAGGGAGCCCGAAAAGCCGGCTCCATAAGCTCAGCCGGATGCAGATGATTGCCTGTTGCCCAGCGCATGGCCAGTCCGCAGAGCCGCCACCATTGGCAGAAAAGGCAGGTCGAGAAGAGCGTAATTATTTACTCTTTCCAATATTTAACTGAACATTTACTATTCGACTACTGCTCTAAAGACAAAGTTTCCGTGCTGCGTAGGGCTTTATCAATACTTAATTTTAAGTATATTTCACCCGTTCTTCATCTTTCTAAAAACCCTCACCGTTATAGCGCCAGGGGATTTTTTCCCGAAAGCTGAACCATTCATCCACACCGAATACAGCAAAAATTCATCTACAACTATCCAGTATTCAAATACCTGCATTACCTACCCTTCTGTTCCTTATGCCTTACCCCCCGCCGCCCGCCTACCAACAAGTCCAGGCTGCTTGGCGACAGATTCATTCCGGCAGCCCCACGCTGGAAGTCGACGAGGCATCGGCTGTAGCCGCCGGCCGCCAAATGGCGCAGTACCTGTTCCACAACCAGTTCATGCTGCTCATCGACCTGCGCGTGATGCAACACCTCTTCGTGAGCCCGGGCGTGCAGGCGCTGCTGGGCTGCCCGCCGGCCGATTTCAGCATGGCCTGGCTCTACAGCCGCGTGCACCCCGACGACGCCGACCTGCTCGGGCAGGCCACGGCGGTATCGGCGCGCTGGCTCAACAAGCACCGGCAGGAGGCCCTGGGCCACGCCTTCACCGCCGACTACCGCCTGCGCCACCAGGCCGGGCACTACCTGCGCGTGCTGCGCCAAAATTTCCCGCTCGATTTCGCCCCCGATGGCACGCCCACCGTGGCCGGCAGCACCTTCACCGACATCACCCACCACAAGCGCACCCAGGACCTGTGTTTCCACGGCACCCACCCGGAGCTTCAGCAGTGGCTCGATGAGCTGCTGCGCCCCGCCGCCCACCTGGCCCTGACCTCCCGTGAGCGTGAGGTGCTCGACCGGGTGCTGCAAGGCCAAGGCTCGCAGCAGATTGCCGACCAGTTGCACGTCAGTGTGCACACCGTGAACACGCACCGCCGCAACATCACCGCCAAAACGCAGTCGCGCAATCCTTCCGAGCTGCTGCGCCACCTCCACGAGTAGCCGCGGGCCGCGCCGGGGCTACGGGAGGGCCGTGGCCGCCGCAAACGCCAGCAGCAGCCGGTTGAACGCCACCGGATTTTCCAGAAACGGCAGGTGGGCCGCCCCGGGCAGCAGG
Proteins encoded in this region:
- a CDS encoding T9SS type A sorting domain-containing protein, which codes for MDLLRLIRHTGLGLAMLLLAAVGALFSPLHAQTAPSFDRVEYYFDTDPGYGQGTAVTLPATPGTNIAALPFTVNLTSLSSGFHSLFIRSRAGAGNWSQTYRQILYKEPASSTAPVPALAGAEYYLDTDPGYGQGTAIAITGGATNAAGVAFTVGLGSVSAGFHSLSVRSRDANGAWSQTYRQIFYVEPAGSTAAPANLAAVEYFVDSDPGYGQGQSAPITGGGTNATGVSFSVGLGTLAVGFHTLYYRVRDVNNKWSQTLNRAFYVEDPTVAAIPNLNKAEYYFDADPGYGLGTNVPVPTPATNLTNLNLLADASGLTSGQHRIFVRVRDANGMWSQVLSRAFAKSGCSNSPNYAAGQPAASYTGSGITATAVEQMFNGGSVTGSSSTFLNGYYAQADLGASTLRTVSEVQLALRNVNGTAVSYTLTVEVSGNLSAWSQVDTYTATLPASMTAPLNVTRTLATVQNNVRGVRLRLTLPSGISQGIQLTNAGVYFFPTTCPVPVITNFTPATGPAGTVVTITGTDLDGATAVTFNGTPATASITNNTTTGLTVVAPVGGTDGQICVTTAGGTACTSASYLYPPAIATGTISASSYCTGNTLTVPFSTNTARFATGNTYSFQLSDASGVFAANAPLLGTLQSINATGGVLTGVIPQATPAGNGYRVRVVASNPAVTGTDNGANLTIGTTPVSQAAGPASVANGAPINLSVSPTYSGATYAWSGPGSFSSTLASPTASTTTAGVARYNLTVTLGTCSYSSFVDVTVQPSTDPILALTAFNGPICLGASRSISFAVSGNPFPAGNTITAQLSDASGSFAAPVSIGSVAFSGQGNGSVSITIPGSTSVGTGYRVRLVGSNPSTIVSNDNGSNITLNALPTVTATSNSPVASGGTIVLNGGPAATGNSYLWTVQYNGGGTATVGNTQNLSLTNATPAQSGNYTLTITNAAGCSASASTPVTVNAAVPVTTLSLTPLAGPLCAGNVYMLRYTAGGPNFNAGNTITALLSDASGAFSPGTVIRSVARTAVTTDTLMVTIPASASGTGYRIRLQSSSPAIVSNDNGSSLTITNLSLVSAGSNSPVASGGTISLTATGISGASYAWTGPNGYTATGPNQSISSATTANGGTYSVTVSLNGCSATVSTTVVVNAPVVVASIQTAALTGGYCAGTALSVPFTATGFTAGNVFTAQLSNASGSFASPVSLGTLTGTGTGTIAGFVPGNTVAGIGYRIRVVGSQPNTVGADNGTNLSVTAAGLNTWLGTTDTNWYNAANWSCNQVPDSTSTVMIPGSLGNYPALGAGFFPLTNLTVASGATMSISGNLYLKGNLTNNGTLNAASGNLICGGPTAQVISGNPVRFQNVTLNNPAGVTLQTTLGLRRVLTLNLGNLASNGNLTLESDATGTAMVVNRTGGGVVTGAATAQRYVSPALNAGLGYRHFASPVNGATVADLHGAGSPAPVVNPAYNTAGNTVNPFPTVFTYNETRLTAAGSSTFDQGWQSPAAPSDPLTAGQGFTVNLAPATLNLTGTLRTGNYALTMSRGATANSGWQLLGNPYPAPLNWNNLTRPTGMDNALYVYQSSGPYAGSYVGYVNGAGPAGANLVASGQAFFGRVSSGSPTLTFTNAARETTYTSPTQYRNTAETRPMLELALQAPAAGSLADVLYVYQEAGATAAFDSHYDALKVVLNGGQQPTLYQQAGPESLSIQGLPEGTQPQALPLGVNAPTGGTFTFTPQRLDNFPATATLYLEDRLRGTWHNLRTGAYTATLAQGLSTSRFVLHLNPAAGPLATTASTQPFAELQVYPNPANSQTAVVQVVVSGQATALAKARLEVLNSIGQRVYSAAGPATSPTGTLRLSVPTTGLAAGVYTVRLSTATGVLTRKLVLN
- a CDS encoding right-handed parallel beta-helix repeat-containing protein, whose amino-acid sequence is MKNLFASFLFVLAVAAAHLAQAQTIRRVNNTGLTIAGVNIYSTLQAAHDASSAGDIIYLEPSDISYGNLLCVRPLTIIGNGYYLNQNPTLQLDKRESVTGSVTFAAGSTGSRITGCYINGFCSIAASSITVERNRINSTVYIGYNATSGAYATLNTAIVRQNYITSTVAFYTNGATTVSNVSLNNNILASASISTSGSYAGLGNILISNNVIGDLAGNSGYGIDIDNAVIKNNILTYTSGTGSNFTPRNNAYSYNISGNAAFGTANGNQSGVAPSSIFVGGTASTDGAFQLRTGSPALGTGESGTDVGAFGGTLPYRIAGIPNVPSIYQFNQAVSGNSLNATISTRSNN
- a CDS encoding helix-turn-helix transcriptional regulator, giving the protein MPYPPPPAYQQVQAAWRQIHSGSPTLEVDEASAVAAGRQMAQYLFHNQFMLLIDLRVMQHLFVSPGVQALLGCPPADFSMAWLYSRVHPDDADLLGQATAVSARWLNKHRQEALGHAFTADYRLRHQAGHYLRVLRQNFPLDFAPDGTPTVAGSTFTDITHHKRTQDLCFHGTHPELQQWLDELLRPAAHLALTSREREVLDRVLQGQGSQQIADQLHVSVHTVNTHRRNITAKTQSRNPSELLRHLHE